The following are from one region of the Anguilla rostrata isolate EN2019 chromosome 7, ASM1855537v3, whole genome shotgun sequence genome:
- the LOC135259417 gene encoding trichohyalin-like isoform X1 — MFSRKKARDGEREKETERGNKTSVPSPAPLRGGVRPASGREETQTPPPEAQCPSEIRLVLLGRKGAGKSSAGNTILGIKEGGFTCGSPTEVCMERRADVAGRRVVIVDTPGWEWYYPLNGTPDWVKWETVRSVTLSPPGPHALLLVVRACASMDGMYLKAIQEHMELLGEGVWKHTLVLFTQDDNPDDSTIEGRIRKGGADFQLLVEKCGNRWHVLNSKARGRDTTQVVELLRKVEQMVAANGGAPLEMEQVHQRLEQEDRGWRPREERRNQRLLEVRKLGESLQEIFAGDGSHVTWREAVEERWPPGRGRRLPDLRVVLLGERETGKTLAGNAILGGVSFQAGRVTEECLSAQGEVAGRWVTVVDTPGWESTRTPERVRHEIRRSVTLCPPGPHALLLVVGVDSDITVPAATEHLGLLGEEAWRYALVLFTGKDKLRRGVTIEQHVQSSGKASQLVKRCEGRYHVISGMEPGNTAQVTRLLEKVEDLVAGNGGQPFTPLTQEIRELVRKKDERCKDVTEMKRKSRWSFERKPKERDKMEGKPEMGREEEEERRQTEMRKLLDKGLKMEIQEAKEKNDRIVAILDQEYKLREGYIKVENELKIEEKEMEIKALKEKNEEIEMKRLTVEREISQERQKWEEERENMHQNSTKEREELEKKIEEEKFANGKLMERTAATEKEMEKFRGLSQRLANTEEELRKIIQNTNTEIVNKNTEIVELNKLNQEKTKELQKREAEIKEKIQKHDLETEELKHRNATKEREFCNLQQMYKEKEREVEELQHRLQEREQHTEVLKQDFEKKQQQREEVWRVENEKMKNQVKETTEMYEKKRKGREQEIGELRKNYEEKMREINTKNEGKLREQEKEIRNIEGVLREKDKKMEDIKQHYEEELRKTQLEIKLKNEEKESEEERSRQILTEREAQLELNDQRISELMDQAQENEKRAKVTEKRLKDELRKKAEELEEKMKEKEKEVEEMRAKYEHSESQRAKLEVMIEQLKTESAELVERIHITVKERDEIKEQHGKKELQMEEDVMGVVRGKDKELKDMKMQMNELQRKYDEKEREIDKMRHIVEEKEEKISASLQKYEEEQKQREEEWKEKYEKMQEEMEEVKQMDEEKRKVRETEIDSVLEEKETMINELKQKNEESERNLVCLEESYENFRLERDGKIEEMKKRCEDYRKEKEEQRKRAETTEMEMERRNDMQERYIEEMKERNEKKDKEMEIIKQHYEEELSKIQLEMKLKDEEKEREAERSRQILTEREAQLELNDQRISELMDQAQENEKRAKVTEKRLKDELRKKAEELEEKMKEKEKEVEEMRERYEHSESQRAKLEVMIEQLKTESAELVERIHITVKERDEIKEQHGKKELQTDEDVMGVVREKDKELKDMKMEMNELQKKNDEKGREIDKLRHIIEEKKKEITASLQKYEEDQKQREEEWKEKYEKMQEEMEEVKQLDEQKRRVREEMDSVLEGKEKLINELKQKNEESERNLVCLREEYETLKVNQIYEEKLKVMETDMEVKERHLNELKQKYDGSEKHLASITEEYDDAQEQIEKLEGLISLREAELRETKERCEEYKKELEELQGAISQKEREVDQNYLNYLEELKNKEGVITRIDGVDNERAGRNKQLLEETARQRDAEIKQIPKPKEKEFVEKELHYKGELKIKEEELMVMVSEREAVIQELKRTCEKKEREIKEMVKTHEMELNQKESEFYHKLKVTEDQLKELQLRYMGKEPKMADMEKMHNNAKKGAEEFCTMYPEVGVDIREREEDNKEDITLNYVKEDEISQIRTDMNKVVQHKNKHSITTIHEEEENKVKASQGNTTVLHIKAGDTEEGVAGVVKEKQEIREDDSDPSEREGQGEVIKQKNEEQEKEVDKPKWKKERHRAKEGSKGKNLNHCGDNERVNDLLPTEEMRERRISKRERKDAQKERRTQNAVTGQRAGCKERSFQKQAKEIRGSGELRKETELNVPKPFQRLSPNKPAGVMAEGSPEQPPSTVSPTFPLSPGSPSQVYTAFPSFPEYPGLSELRLVLLGESWASNSSAGNSILGEMEAVAEEGAVRRGQAAGRRVSLVEVTGSRWHLGGEAAGDALREAAQCSPGPHAFLLVIPAYLSFTASYGRAVRRHMAALGERAWRHTLVLFTWAEALGESVEQHVLRSEGLRRLVHRCGNRYHTLHSWRNAGQVSLLLEKVEEMVAENRGGFYCWGASEEEEVKDEEEVELEEEEEEEEEEAEGRVELEKLTEADRTAGERKEWSETKWQEKKSNGEEETRETNEYRIVERLDEFSDSSIERVQEMELEEKMRDQEEDQVLFCIPPTEPQTPVQNHRPSCSLL; from the exons ATGTTCAGCAGGAAAAAGGCTCGAGATGGAGAGCGAGAAAAAGAGACGGAGCGAGGGAACAAAACGAGTGTGCCATCGCCAGCGCCACTTCGTG GTGGCGTGAGACCAGcatcagggagagaggagacgcAGACACCTCCTCCTGAAGCTCAATGTCCATCAGAGATCAGACTGGTGCTGctggggaggaagggggcggggaaaAGTTCTGCGGGAAATACCATCCTGGGTATCAAGGAGGGGGGGTTCACCTGCGGCAGCCCAACGGAGGTGTGCATGGAGAGGCGGGCCGATGTGGCTGGAAGACGCGTAGTCATCGTTGACACCCCCGGGTGGGAGTGGTATTACCCTCTCAACGGCACGCCCGATTGGGTGAAATGGGAGACGGTGCGGAGCGTGACCCTTTCCCCCCCTGGACCCCACGCCCTGCTGTTGGTGGTTCGAGCCTGCGCTTCGATGGATGGAATGTACCTGAAGGCGATCCAGGAGCACATGGAGCTCCTCGGGGAGGGGGTCTGGAAGCACACCCTGGTGCTCTTCACCCAGGACGACAATCCGGATGACTCCACCATAGAAGGCAGGATCCGTAAGGGCGGGGCGGACTTCCAGCTCCTGGTGGAGAAATGCGGGAACAGGTGGCACGTCCTCAACAGCAAGGCCAGGGGACGCGACACCACCCAGGTGGTGGAGCTGCTGCGGAAGGTGGAGCAAATGGTGGCTGCAAATGGTGGCGCTCCTCTGGAGATGGAGCAGGTCCATCAGCGCCTGGAGCAGGAGGACAGGGGGTGGCGCCCTCGAGAGGAGAGGCGGAACCAGAGGCTACTAGAAGTGAGGAAGCTGGGAGAATCCTTGCAAGAGATATTTGCTG GCGATGGGTCTCATGTTACCTGGAGAGAGGCGGTAGAGGAACGCTGGCCCCCAGGGCGTGGCCGCCGCCTCCCGGACTTGCGGGTGGTGCTGCTGGGCGAGCGGGAGACCGGAAAGACCTTGGCGGGAAACGCCATCTTGGGCGGAGTTTCATTCCAGGCCGGGAGGGTTACAGAGGAGTGCCTCAGCGCACAGGGTGAGGTGGCGGGACGTTGGGTCACCGTAGTGGACACACCCGGCTGGGAGAGCACGAGGACCCCCGAGAGGGTCCGGCACGAGATCCGGAGGAGCGTGACTCTGTGCCCGCCCGGACCCCACGCCCTCCTACTGGTCGTAGGCGTGGACTCCGACATCACCGTGCCGGCAGCGACGGAGCACCTGGGGCTTCTGGGTGAGGAGGCCTGGAGGTACGCCCTGGTCCTGTTTACGGGCAAGGACAAACTGAGGCGGGGCGTCACCATCGAGCAGCACGTCCAGAGTTCGGGGAAAGCCAGCCAGCTCGTGAAGAGGTGCGAGGGCAGGTACCATGTCATCAGCGGCATGGAGCCAGGTAACACCGCGCAGGTGACCAGGCTTCTGGAAAAGGTGGAAGATCTGGTGGCGGGAAATGGCGGTCAGCCATTTACGCCTCTGACGCAGGAGATAAGAGAACTGGTGAGAAAGAAGGACGAGAGATGTAAGGATGTGAcggaaatgaaaaggaaaagcagGTGGAGTTTTGAGAGGAAACCCAAGGAAAGGGACAAAATGGAGGGAAAGccagagatggggagagaggaagaggaggagagaaggcagACAGAGATGAGGAAGCTTCTAGACAAAGGATTAAAGATGGAGATACAGGAAGCGAAAGAGAAAAACGACAGAATCGTGGCAATTCTTGACCAGGAGTACAAGCTAAGAGAGGGGTATATCAAGGTTGAAAATGAGCTAAAAAtagaagagaaagagatggagatcaaagcactgaaagagaaaaatgaagagATAGAGATGAAAAGATTGACTGTTGAAAGAGAGATAAGTCAAGAGAGACAGAAGTGGGAGGAGGAAAGGGAAAATATGCACCAGAACAGtacaaaagaaagagaggagctAGAAAAAAAGATTGAGGAGGAAAAGTTTGCTAATGGAAAGCTAATGGAAagaacagcagcaacagaaaaagaaatggaaaagttCAGAGGATTGAGTCAGAGACTTGCTAACACTGAAGAAGAATtgagaaaaataattcagaatacaaatacagaaatagtgaataaaaatacagaaatagtgGAGCTGAATAAACTGAAccaagagaaaacaaaagagttgcagaaaagagaagcagaaaTCAAAGAAAAGATTCAGAAGCATGACCTTGAAACAGAAGAACTAAAACACAGGAATGCaacgaaagagagagaattCTGCAACTTGCAGCAAATGTAtaaggaaaaagagagggaagtgGAGGAATTACAACACAGACTtcaggagagagagcaacacACTGAGGTTCTGAAGCAGGActttgaaaagaagcagcaaCAGAGAGAAGAGGTGTGGAGAGTGGAAAATGAGAAGATGAAGAATCAGGTGAAGGAGACAACAGAGATGtatgagaagaaaagaaaagggagagagcaagagattgGAGAGCTGAGGAAAAATTATgaggagaaaatgagagaaattaacacaaaaaatgagGGAAAACTAAGAGAGCAAGAAAAAGAGATCCGAAATATAGAAGGGGTGCTCAGGGAAAAAGACAAGAAGATGGAAGACATAAAACAGCATTATGAAGAGGAATTGAGGAAGACACAGTTGGAGATAAAACTGAAGaatgaggagaaagagagtgaggaagagagaagcaGACAGATTTTGACAGAAAGAGAAGCTCAGCTTGAGCTGAATGATCAAAGAATTTCAGAGCTGATGGATCAAgcacaggaaaatgaaaaaagagcaaaagtGACAGAAAAGAGACTGAAGGATGAACTGAGGAAGAAagcggaggagctggaggagaaaatgaaggagaaggagaaggaggtaGAGGAAATGAGAGCGAAGTATGAACACAGTGAAAGCCAAAGAGCAAAGCTAGAGGTCATGATTGAGCAGCTAAAGACTGAGTCAGCAGAACTGGTGGAAAGAATTCACATAActgtgaaagagagggatgagattAAAGAGCAGCATGGAAAGAAAGAGCTACAGATGGAGGAAGATGTGATGGGAGTGGTCAGAGGAAAAGACAAGGAGTTAAAAGACATGAAgatgcaaatgaatgaattacagAGGAAATatgatgagaaagagagagaaattgacAAAATGAGACACATTGTTgaagaaaaggaggagaaaatATCAGCTTCTCTGCAGAAATATGAGGAggaacaaaaacagagagaagaggaatggaaagagaaatatgaaaagatgcaggaggagatggaggaggtaAAACAGATGGatgaagagaaaaggaaagtaagagagacagagatagactCAGTTCTGGAGGAGAAAGAAACAATGATtaatgaactaaaacaaaagaatgaagagagcgagagaaactTGGTTTGCCTTGAAGAAAGTTATGAGAACTTTCGtctggagagagatggaaagattGAGGAGATGAAAAAGAGGTGTGAGGActacaggaaagaaaaagaggagcaGAGAAAGAGGGCTGAGACGACAGAAATGGAGATGGAGCGTAGAAATGACATGCAGGAGAGATATATcgaagaaatgaaagaaagaaatgagaagaaagacaaagagatggAAATCATAAAGCAGCATTATGAAGAGGAACTGAGTAAGATACAGTTGGAGATGAAACTGAAGgatgaggagaaagagagggaggcagagagaagcagacagaTTTTGACAGAAAGAGAAGCTCAGCTTGAGCTGAATGATCAAAGGATTTCAGAGCTGATGGATCAAgcacaggaaaatgaaaaaagagcaaaagtGACAGAAAAGAGACTGAAGGATGAACTGAGGAAGAAAGCGGAGGAGCTGGAAGAGAAaatgaaggagaaggagaaggaggtagaggaaatgagagagaggtaTGAGCACAGTGAAAGCCAAAGGGCAAAGCTAGAGGTCATGATTGAGCAGCTAAAGACTGAGTCAGCAGAACTGGTGGAAAGAATTCACATAActgtgaaagagagggatgagattAAAGAGCAGCATGGAAAGAAAGAGCTACAGACGGACGAAGATGTGATGGGAGTGGTCAGAGAAAAAGACAAGGAGTTAAAAGACATGAAGatggaaatgaatgaattacagaagaaaaatgatgagaaagggagggaaatcGACAAACTGAGACATATTATCgaggaaaagaagaaggaaatCACGGCTTCTCTGCAGAAATATGAGGAAGACCaaaaacagagggaagaggaatggaaagagaaatatgaaaagatgcaggaggagatggaggaggtaAAACAGCTGGATGAGCAAAaaaggagggtgagagaggagatggaCTCGGTCCtggaggggaaagaaaaattgattaatgaactaaaacaaaagaatgaagagagtgagagaaattTGGTTTGCCTTAGAGAGGAGTATGAGACACTGAAGGTAAACCAGATTTATGAGGAGAAACTGAAGGTGATGGAGACAGATATGGAGGTAAAAGAAAGACATCTTAATGAACTAAAACAGAAGTATGATGGTAGTGAGAAGCACTTGGCTTCCATTACAGAGGAGTACGATGACGCTCAGGAGCAAATAGAGAAGCTAGAGGGACTGATCTCTCTAAGAGAggctgagctgagagagaccAAAGAGAGGTGTGAGGAATACAAGAAGGAACTAGAAGAGCTGCAAGGGGCCATTTCTCAGAAAGAGCGGGAAGTTGACCAGAACTACCTGAATTACCTGGAGGAGTTGAAGAACAAGGAAGGAGTAATAACACGGATAGATGGAGTGGACAATGAGAGGGCGGGAAGAAACAAACAACTTCTGGAGGAAACAGCAAGACAGAGGGATGCAGAGATTAAGCAAATTCCCAAGCCAAAGGAAAAAGAATTTGTAGAGAAGGAATTACACTATAAAGGAGAATTAAAAATCAAAGAGGAAGAGCTGATGGTGAtggtttcagagagagaggctgtgattcagGAATTAAAAAGGACCtgtgaaaagaaagagagggagattaaGGAGATGGTAAAAACCCATGAAATGGAGCTAAACCAGAAAGAGTCTGAATTTTACCACAAGCTCAAAGTGACTGAGGATCAGCTCAAAGAGCTACAACTGAGGTACATGGGGAAAGAACCGAAAATGGCAGACATGGAAAAAATGcacaacaatgcaaaaaaaggagCGGAGGAATTCTGCACGATGTATCCGGAGGTCGGGGTGGACAtcagggaaagagaagaagacaATAAAGAGGACATCACTCTGAATTATGTGAAAGAGGACGAAATCTCACAAATTCGGACAGACATGAATAAAGTTGTCCAGCATAAGAACAAACACAGCATAACAACCATACATGAAGAAGAAGAGAACAAAGTCAAAGCCAGTCAAGGCAACACTACAGTATTACATATAAAAGCAGGTGATACAGAGGAGGGGGTAGCAGGGGTTGTAAAAGAGAAGCAGGAGATAAGAGAAGATGATTCTGATCCCAGTGAGAGGGAAGGACAGGGTGAAGTCATCAAACAGAAGAACgaagagcaggagaaagaggtTGACAAGCCCAAatggaagaaagagagacacagagcaaaGGAAGGGTCGAAAGGGAAGAATCTCAACCATTGCGGAGACAATGAGAGAGTCAATGACCTCTTGCCGACcgaggagatgagagagaggaggatttccaaaagagagagaaaggacgctcagaaggagaggaggacacAGAATGCTGTGACTGGGCAGAGAGCTGGTTGTAAGGAAAGAAGCTTCCAGAAACAGGCGAAGGAGATAAGAGGGAGTGGGGAACTGagaaaggagacagagcttaATGTGCCAAAACCATTTCAAAGGCTGAGCCCTAATAAACCAGCTGGCG TGATGGCTGAAGGTAGCCCTGAACAGCCTCCCAGTACAGTTTCCCCAACATTCCCACTGTCTCCAGGGTCTCCCAGTCAGGTTTATACAGCATTCCCATCATTCCCAGAGTATCCCGGTCTGTCTGAGCTGAGGCTGGTTCTGCTGGGAGAGAGCTGGGCCTCTAACAGCTCGGCCGGAAACAGCATCCTGGGAGAAATGGAGGCCGTGGCAGAGGAGGGCGCGGTGAGGCGGGGCCAGGCGGCGGGGAGGCGGGTCTCTCTCGTGGAAGTGACAGGGTCGAGGTGGCACCTCGGGGGCGAGGCCGCGGGCGACGCCCTGCGCGAAGCGGCCCAGTGCTCGCCGGGCCCCCACGCCTTCCTCCTGGTCATCCCGGCGTACCTCTCCTTCACGGCCAGCTACGGCCGGGCGGTGAGGCGTCACATGGCCGCGCTCGGCGAGCGGGCGTGGCGGCACACGCTGGTGCTGTTCACCTGGGCGGAGGCTCTGGGGGAGAGCGTCGAGCAGCACGTTCTGAGGAGCGAGGGCCTCCGCAGGCTGGTGCACAGGTGCGGGAACAGGTACCACACCCTGCACAGCTGGAGGAACGCCGGTCAGGTCTCCCTGCTgctggagaaggtggaggagatGGTGGCGGAAAACCGGGGCGGGTTCTACTGCTGGGGGGcgtcagaggaagaggaggttaaggatgaggaggaggtggagctagaggaggaggaggaggaggaggaggaggaggcagaagGAAGAGTTGAGCTAGAGAAGCTCACAGAAGCAGACAGGACAGctggagaaaggaaggaatgGAGTGAGACAAAAtggcaagaaaagaaaagcaatggTGAGGAGGAAACAAGAGAGACAAATGAGTATAGGATTGTGGAGAGACTCGATGAATTTTCTGATTCAAGCATTGAAAGAGTACAGGAAATGGAGCTAGAGGAAAAGATGAGGGACCAAGAGGAGGACCAAGTGTTGTTCTGCATTCcacccacagagccacagacacCAGTGCAGAACCATAGACCATCCTGCTCTTTACTTTGA